In Kitasatospora gansuensis, a genomic segment contains:
- a CDS encoding B12-binding domain-containing radical SAM protein: MNQPAAPQQFDVALVSMPWNIEQFTSLQIATLKSYLVKQGVSATSRHYHKDLLDYVGGEERHHVHEYGYGEHLFGALYYPDRRSDFVEAIKRRFDTPPLEPLLDRLHTYCEDVVRDLLATGAGLVGFTTTHVQVMSSIYIARRLTEERPGIKVVLGGLSLFEQFSESLLELYPEIDFIVNGEGEKALYRLAEAVRGTADTDFEQIGGLSWRDAAGVVHSSPKPAELVAMDASPGPDLDDYLNIHLAAERSQIPQPKVCVESARACSWGKCTFCIESISSRGPYRTRSAATVVDQVERLVADARSVDIAFTDPDMSSRRDVFEELTARGLDLRIDAEVSGMVDLPTLIAMKRAGLSTLQIGIESFTPENLKRFLKGVQLIHYVELMRWCAQLDLSLVYNIIVGAPFDTQENIDLAVRNMRRLFSLAPPVISEFVVSLGSPIFNDLAAYGIESLSPLPETSCYPEEVRQAVGPLLSFHAGYAFEVKGDRPKLDHSAVVATVDEWWKLRDAGFRTTAYRGRGFIDVEYVVGKSNRHVEVSDPAEVYLLNAVAVEAKSLRRLAQDAEGAFSPEQLRYAADALGERSLLFESDHKVLAIPVFARIDLAAHQGGRTQRLDLPWLRADSLRILDRAGS, translated from the coding sequence GTGAACCAGCCCGCAGCCCCGCAACAGTTCGACGTGGCCCTGGTCTCGATGCCGTGGAACATCGAGCAGTTCACCTCACTGCAGATCGCCACCCTCAAGTCCTACCTGGTGAAGCAGGGCGTCAGCGCCACCAGCCGGCACTACCACAAGGACCTGCTCGACTACGTGGGCGGCGAGGAACGCCACCACGTCCACGAGTACGGCTACGGCGAGCACCTGTTCGGCGCGCTCTACTACCCGGACCGGCGGAGCGACTTCGTCGAGGCCATCAAGCGGCGCTTCGACACACCCCCGCTGGAGCCGCTGCTCGACCGACTCCACACCTACTGCGAGGACGTGGTGCGGGACCTGCTTGCCACCGGCGCGGGTCTGGTCGGGTTCACCACCACGCACGTCCAGGTGATGTCGAGCATCTACATCGCGCGCCGGCTCACGGAGGAGCGGCCCGGGATCAAGGTGGTGCTCGGCGGACTCTCGCTGTTCGAGCAGTTCTCCGAGAGCCTGCTGGAGCTCTACCCCGAGATCGACTTCATCGTGAACGGTGAGGGCGAGAAGGCCCTGTACCGGCTGGCCGAAGCGGTCCGGGGGACCGCCGACACCGACTTCGAGCAGATCGGCGGCCTGTCCTGGCGGGACGCGGCCGGGGTCGTGCACAGCAGCCCGAAGCCCGCCGAGCTGGTGGCGATGGACGCCTCGCCGGGGCCCGACCTCGACGACTACCTGAACATCCATCTCGCCGCCGAGAGGTCCCAGATCCCGCAGCCGAAGGTCTGCGTCGAGTCCGCCCGGGCCTGCAGCTGGGGCAAGTGCACCTTCTGCATCGAGAGCATCTCCAGCCGGGGCCCGTACCGGACCCGCTCCGCCGCCACCGTGGTCGACCAGGTCGAGCGCCTGGTGGCCGACGCCCGCAGCGTCGACATCGCCTTCACCGACCCGGACATGTCCTCCCGGCGGGACGTGTTCGAGGAGCTGACCGCCCGTGGCCTCGACCTGCGGATCGACGCCGAGGTCTCCGGGATGGTCGACCTGCCCACGCTGATCGCGATGAAGCGGGCCGGGCTGTCCACCCTGCAGATCGGCATCGAGTCCTTCACCCCCGAGAACCTCAAGCGGTTCCTCAAGGGCGTGCAGCTCATCCACTACGTCGAGTTGATGCGCTGGTGCGCGCAGCTCGACCTCTCGCTGGTCTACAACATCATCGTCGGCGCCCCGTTCGACACCCAGGAGAACATCGACCTGGCCGTCCGGAACATGCGCCGCCTGTTCTCGCTGGCGCCGCCGGTGATCAGCGAGTTCGTGGTGAGCCTCGGCAGCCCGATCTTCAACGACCTGGCGGCGTACGGCATCGAGTCGCTCTCCCCGCTGCCGGAGACCTCCTGCTACCCCGAGGAGGTCCGACAGGCGGTCGGCCCGCTGCTCTCCTTCCACGCCGGGTACGCCTTCGAAGTCAAGGGCGACCGGCCCAAGTTGGACCACTCCGCGGTGGTCGCCACGGTGGACGAGTGGTGGAAGCTGCGTGACGCCGGCTTCCGGACGACCGCGTACCGGGGGAGGGGCTTCATCGACGTCGAGTACGTCGTCGGCAAGTCCAACCGGCACGTCGAGGTGTCCGACCCGGCCGAGGTGTACCTGCTGAACGCGGTGGCGGTCGAGGCGAAGAGCCTGCGGCGGCTGGCCCAGGACGCCGAGGGCGCCTTCAGCCCGGAGCAACTGCGCTACGCCGCCGACGCGTTGGGCGAGCGGAGTCTGCTGTTCGAGAGCGACCACAAGGTGCTCGCCATCCCGGTGTTCGCCCGGATCGACCTCGCCGCCCACCAGGGCGGCCGGACCCAGCGCCTCGACCTGCCCTGGCTGCGCGCGGACAGCCTGCGGATCCTCGACCGGGCGGGCTCGTGA
- a CDS encoding radical SAM protein — MSKLPELRRVNRISLQVNEVCDSRCRLCDYWRLENPKSMSAEVFQALVLPTLRGLSPLENICVTGGEPTLHPDLPAMLTALAEVSRTLTLITSTSGLDAVYEGIRPLISTYMVSMDGADRATYRRTRGVDLFDGAFGWVRRLRAETAATIAVSFVIQQENFDQLEAVAERSFAEGAHCVFLRVPSLTDDGFGRDGVVPLRTERAGVLTDGQIAVVTRQLAAIAGKYTREQIPNVLDYGRFVRNLRGEQPAVGLTCDVPFTSMVIDPQGHYLPCFYLPFRADLRDPQAATGLQREIQLSVLEDPGFRARHCDGCQQYVDRKWESRELNAEFHRQTLSAAAS, encoded by the coding sequence GTGAGCAAGCTTCCGGAGCTCAGACGGGTGAACCGGATCTCGTTGCAGGTCAACGAGGTCTGCGATTCGCGCTGCCGCCTGTGTGACTACTGGCGGTTGGAGAATCCGAAGTCGATGTCGGCCGAGGTGTTCCAGGCGCTGGTGTTACCGACTCTCCGCGGGCTCTCCCCGCTCGAGAACATCTGCGTCACGGGCGGGGAGCCCACCTTGCACCCGGACCTGCCGGCCATGCTCACCGCCCTCGCCGAGGTGTCGCGGACCCTGACGCTGATCACCAGCACCAGCGGGCTCGACGCGGTGTACGAGGGGATCCGCCCGCTGATCTCCACCTACATGGTCTCGATGGACGGCGCGGACCGCGCCACCTACCGCAGGACCAGGGGCGTCGACCTGTTCGACGGGGCCTTCGGCTGGGTGCGCAGGCTCCGGGCGGAGACAGCGGCGACCATCGCGGTCAGCTTCGTCATCCAGCAGGAGAACTTCGACCAGCTCGAAGCGGTGGCCGAGCGGAGTTTCGCCGAGGGGGCGCACTGCGTGTTCCTGCGGGTGCCCTCGCTGACCGACGACGGGTTCGGCCGGGACGGTGTCGTCCCGCTCCGGACCGAACGGGCCGGAGTGCTGACGGATGGTCAGATCGCCGTGGTCACCCGCCAGTTGGCGGCGATCGCGGGCAAGTACACCAGGGAGCAGATCCCGAACGTCCTCGACTACGGCCGCTTCGTCCGCAACCTCCGGGGCGAACAGCCCGCGGTCGGGCTGACCTGCGACGTCCCGTTCACCAGCATGGTGATCGACCCGCAGGGGCACTACCTGCCGTGCTTCTACCTGCCGTTCCGGGCCGACCTGCGCGACCCGCAGGCCGCCACCGGCCTGCAGCGGGAGATCCAGCTGTCCGTACTGGAGGACCCCGGGTTCCGCGCCCGCCACTGTGACGGCTGCCAGCAGTACGTCGACCGCAAATGGGAGAGCAGAGAGTTGAACGCCGAGTTCCACCGTCAGACGCTGTCGGCGGCGGCGTCGTGA
- a CDS encoding DUF4386 domain-containing protein, protein MSSTRRTASVAGVLFLITEVAAIAGLLLYGPALKAGYVAGAGADTRVFAGALCEIVLVLAVIGTGVVLYPVVKRQNEGAALGYVCGRLLEAAVIAVGIVAVLSVVTLRREAPGGDVATVARALVAVHDWTFLLGPNFVLGANTLVLAALMYRSRLVPRFIAVLGLVGGPLICASAVAVLFGVYEQVSPVGSLAAVPVFAWEVTLAVRLIARGFSEN, encoded by the coding sequence ATGAGCTCAACCAGAAGGACCGCGTCGGTCGCGGGTGTGCTGTTCCTGATCACCGAGGTCGCCGCGATCGCGGGCCTGCTGCTGTACGGTCCGGCGCTGAAAGCCGGCTACGTGGCCGGCGCCGGGGCGGATACCCGGGTGTTCGCGGGGGCGCTGTGCGAGATCGTGCTGGTGCTGGCGGTGATCGGGACCGGGGTGGTGCTGTACCCGGTCGTCAAGCGGCAGAACGAGGGTGCCGCGCTCGGCTACGTCTGCGGCCGGCTGCTGGAGGCCGCCGTGATCGCGGTCGGCATCGTCGCGGTCCTGTCGGTGGTGACGCTGCGGCGGGAGGCGCCGGGTGGCGACGTGGCCACGGTGGCCCGCGCGCTGGTGGCCGTCCACGACTGGACGTTCCTGCTCGGGCCGAACTTCGTGCTGGGGGCGAACACTTTGGTGCTGGCGGCCCTGATGTACCGCTCGCGGCTGGTGCCCCGGTTCATCGCGGTGTTGGGACTGGTGGGTGGTCCGCTGATCTGCGCCTCGGCCGTCGCGGTGCTGTTCGGGGTGTACGAGCAGGTCTCCCCGGTGGGGTCGCTCGCGGCGGTGCCGGTGTTCGCCTGGGAGGTGACGCTCGCCGTCCGGCTGATCGCCCGTGGTTTCAGCGAGAACTGA